CAGCCGCAGTTTGCAGGGCGCGGCAGAAAATACAGATGAAAAAAATGGCAAAATTCGGGCTTGCCGTTCTGATTCTGACTCTGGTCGGAACGCTGGTTCCGGCCGGGTCGGCGGAGGCGAAACCGAAAAAGACACAGGAACCCGTGGTTTCAAGGGATCTGGAGCTGGACGCCGGGAACTGGGCGGCCCTGGTGCGCCGCTACGAAAGCCCCTGGTACGCTCTGGACGACCTGACCCCGCCTTCTCCCAAACTTCTGGAGTCCTGGTGGGAGACCTTCGAGGACGAGACCCTGACCCGACTGATTCACCTGGCCCTGAAGAACAATCGGGATCTGCAGGCGGCCCGGTCCCGGGTCACGGAGGCCCGCGCCGCGCTGGGAATCAGCCGGGCGGCCCGAATGCCCTGGCTGACCAACGCGGATTCCTGGGGACGTTCGGAGTCCCCGGCGGACGTGGGGGGGACGGGACATCCCGTGGAACTCTGGCGTCTGACGGTGGACGCCACCTGGGAGATCGACATTTTTGGAGGCCGGCGTCTGGAGACAAAAGCGGCTCAGGCCGATCTGGAAGCTCAGTACGCCGCTCTGCACGGCGCGTGGGTTTCCCTGTCCTCGGAGGTGGCGCTGAACTACCTGTCCCTCCGGACCCTTCAGGAGCGGCTTCGAATCGCGGAGGCGAACCTGTCCCTTCAGACGGAGACTCTGGACATGGTGCGCTCCCGGTACGACGCGGGGCTCTCGGACTCTCTGGCCCTGAGTCAGGCGCAGTTCACCACGGAGCAAACCCGGGCCTCAATTCCGCCTCTGGAGACCAGTCTGGAATCGACGCTGAACACTCTGGCGATTCTGGTGGGGGAGGTGCCGGGAAGTCTCTCGGATGAACTGGGACGGCCCGGGCCTCTGCCGAAGGTTCCCGGCGCGAAGCTGCTGGGAATCCCTGCCGAGGCCCTGCGTCAGAGGCCGGATGTTCGAAGGGCGGAGCGTCAGCTTCTGGCCCAGATTGCCCGCAAGAAATCCGCCCGGACGGACCTGTGGCCGAAGTTCAGGCTGACGGGGGCCATTGGGTTCACCACGCCCGGTTCGGGCAGTCTCTTCGACGCGGACTCCAAACTCTGGAGTTTCGGCCCTCAGATCTCCCTGCCCATTTTCCACGCCGGTGCGATTCGAAAGAATATTCAGGTTCAGACGGCCCGTCAGGAGCAGTATCTTCTGGCCTACGAACAGACCGTGCTGGGGGCTGTGGCGGAGGTGCGCAACGCCCTGACGGCCAACGTGCAGGAGTATCGGCGGAACGACTCCCTGCGCTCCGGACTGGAGGCGGCGCGAAACGCGCTTTTTACCGCCGACGATAAATAC
This DNA window, taken from Synergistaceae bacterium, encodes the following:
- a CDS encoding efflux transporter outer membrane subunit, which gives rise to MKNAAAVCRARQKIQMKKMAKFGLAVLILTLVGTLVPAGSAEAKPKKTQEPVVSRDLELDAGNWAALVRRYESPWYALDDLTPPSPKLLESWWETFEDETLTRLIHLALKNNRDLQAARSRVTEARAALGISRAARMPWLTNADSWGRSESPADVGGTGHPVELWRLTVDATWEIDIFGGRRLETKAAQADLEAQYAALHGAWVSLSSEVALNYLSLRTLQERLRIAEANLSLQTETLDMVRSRYDAGLSDSLALSQAQFTTEQTRASIPPLETSLESTLNTLAILVGEVPGSLSDELGRPGPLPKVPGAKLLGIPAEALRQRPDVRRAERQLLAQIARKKSARTDLWPKFRLTGAIGFTTPGSGSLFDADSKLWSFGPQISLPIFHAGAIRKNIQVQTARQEQYLLAYEQTVLGAVAEVRNALTANVQEYRRNDSLRSGLEAARNALFTADDKYRNGLTDFNNVITAQRTVLTLEEACAVSEGQKLSNVVRIFKA